A stretch of Thermoanaerobacterales bacterium DNA encodes these proteins:
- a CDS encoding beta-ketoacyl-ACP synthase III: MPEVRRAGIIGLGTYAPARVLTNHDLERMVDTSDEWIRERTGIVERRIAAPDEATSDLGLEAARRALADAGLAAADIDLVIVATATPDTIFPATACLTQDRLGAKRAGAFDLAAGCSGFIYGLAVAREFVAAGSCDRVLVVGSETLSRITNWKDRSTCVLFGDGAGAAVVAPVARGGLLAARLGADGAGAGLLQLPAGGSRLPASLESVERGLHYLQMNGRDVFKFAVRVIPEATREVLAAAGRSEGELDILIPHQANVRIIEAAAKRLGLAPEQVVVNVDRYGNTSAASIPLALEEAVRDGRVSPGDLVVMVAFGAGLTWAAIAMEWTGTGKETGTEGGGRFDPDQTV; this comes from the coding sequence ATGCCTGAGGTGCGGCGCGCGGGGATTATCGGCCTGGGGACATACGCCCCGGCACGCGTATTGACCAACCACGACCTGGAACGGATGGTGGATACCAGCGACGAGTGGATCCGGGAACGGACCGGCATCGTCGAGAGGCGTATCGCGGCCCCCGATGAGGCGACCTCGGACCTCGGTCTGGAGGCCGCCCGGCGGGCCCTTGCGGACGCCGGGCTCGCGGCGGCGGATATCGATCTCGTTATCGTCGCGACCGCTACCCCCGACACCATTTTCCCGGCGACCGCCTGCCTGACCCAGGACCGCCTCGGGGCGAAACGGGCCGGGGCCTTCGACCTGGCCGCCGGCTGTTCGGGCTTCATCTACGGCCTGGCGGTAGCCCGGGAATTCGTGGCTGCCGGCTCCTGTGACCGGGTACTGGTCGTCGGTTCGGAAACACTTTCCCGCATCACCAATTGGAAGGATCGCAGCACTTGTGTCCTCTTTGGGGACGGCGCCGGGGCGGCCGTCGTCGCCCCGGTGGCCCGGGGAGGGCTCCTTGCGGCGCGGCTGGGCGCCGACGGCGCGGGCGCCGGCCTTTTGCAGCTACCCGCCGGCGGGTCGCGGCTCCCGGCCAGCCTGGAGAGCGTTGAACGGGGGTTGCACTACCTTCAGATGAACGGCCGGGATGTCTTCAAGTTCGCCGTGCGCGTCATTCCCGAGGCGACGCGGGAGGTGCTGGCCGCGGCGGGACGGTCGGAAGGAGAGCTCGATATTCTGATCCCCCATCAGGCCAACGTACGGATCATTGAGGCGGCCGCCAAGCGTCTGGGTCTCGCCCCGGAGCAGGTCGTGGTCAATGTCGACCGTTACGGCAATACCTCCGCCGCGTCCATTCCCCTGGCCCTTGAGGAGGCCGTCAGGGACGGACGCGTCAGCCCGGGTGACCTGGTGGTAATGGTCGCCTTCGGCGCCGGCCTGACCTGGGCCGCCATAGCCATGGAATGGACCGGTACGGGGAAAGAAACAGGAACGGAAGGAGGGGGCCGGTTTGATCCGGACCAGACTGTGTGA